The following nucleotide sequence is from Chloroflexia bacterium SDU3-3.
CGCCAAACAGCCGACGCAAAAAATCCATTCAGCACTCCTCGGGGGCACGCCCGTGGCCAGCCCCGCCGCACACCGCACAGTAGCCACGCAGGCCCATATGCTGAAGCTCCACGGTAAAGCCATAGCGCTGGGCGATCTGCGACTTCAGCGCCACAAACACCTCGTCGCCGATCTCCAGCTCACCGCCGCAGCCAAGGCAGATCAGGTGGTGGTGCTGATCCGAGCGGTTTAGCCCATAGCGCACCGGCCCGCCATCCACCGCCAACTTCGAGACCACCCCAGCCTGCTCTAGCCACTGCAGCGTGCGGTAGACTGTTGCAATATTGATGAACGGGTGGAGCGCATGCACCTGCGTAAACACGTCCTCGGCGGT
It contains:
- a CDS encoding transcriptional repressor, with product MTEDYGTEHMQVSGIVEQLRRQGYRLTPQRLTVIAIIEQSCEHLTAEDVFTQVHALHPFINIATVYRTLQWLEQAGVVSKLAVDGGPVRYGLNRSDQHHHLICLGCGGELEIGDEVFVALKSQIAQRYGFTVELQHMGLRGYCAVCGGAGHGRAPEEC